A genome region from Dickeya chrysanthemi NCPPB 402 includes the following:
- the tssC gene encoding type VI secretion system contractile sheath large subunit has translation MSMVEEQAQTSAAGGSSSLLEEIMAQARITPVDEGYNVAKQGIAALVANILDSGNAAEPVNKALVDSMIVELDKKLSKQIDVILHAQELQELESSWRSLKLLIDRTDFRENIKILLLHATKNELLEDFEFAPEITQSGFYKHVYSSGYGQFGGQPIGGVIGDYALTQSSPDIKLMQYVSAVGAMAHAPFISSVAPTFFGVDSFTDLPSIKDLKSVFEGPAYTKWRSMRESEDARYLGLTAPRFLARLPYDPVENPIKGFNYKEDISANHEHYLWGNTAYLMGTAITDSFAKYRWCPNIIGPQSGGAITDLPVHVYEAMGQLQAKIPTEVLITDRREYEMAEEGFITLTMRKDSDNAAFFSANSVQKPKVFANTKEGKEAETNYKLGTQLPYMFIINRLAHYIKVLQREQIGSWKERQDLERELNNWIKQYVADQENPPADVRSRRPLRAAQIKVLDVEGEPGWYQVTMAVRPHFKYMGANFELSLVGRLDKE, from the coding sequence ATGTCAATGGTTGAAGAACAGGCCCAGACAAGCGCGGCCGGTGGTTCATCATCGCTGCTTGAAGAAATCATGGCGCAGGCGCGCATCACCCCGGTGGATGAAGGTTACAACGTCGCCAAACAGGGGATCGCCGCGCTGGTGGCGAACATTCTGGACAGCGGCAACGCGGCCGAGCCGGTGAACAAGGCGCTGGTCGACAGCATGATCGTTGAGCTGGACAAAAAACTCAGCAAACAGATCGACGTGATTCTGCATGCACAGGAGTTGCAGGAGCTGGAATCCTCCTGGCGCTCACTGAAACTGCTGATCGATCGCACCGATTTCCGTGAAAACATCAAAATCCTGCTGCTGCACGCGACCAAAAACGAGCTGCTGGAAGACTTTGAGTTTGCACCGGAAATTACCCAGTCCGGTTTCTATAAACACGTTTATTCCAGCGGCTACGGCCAGTTCGGCGGCCAGCCGATCGGCGGGGTGATCGGCGATTACGCGCTGACTCAAAGCTCGCCGGACATCAAGCTGATGCAGTATGTCAGCGCGGTGGGCGCGATGGCGCACGCACCGTTCATCTCCTCCGTCGCACCCACCTTCTTCGGTGTGGACAGCTTTACCGATCTGCCGTCGATCAAAGACCTGAAATCGGTATTCGAAGGCCCGGCTTACACCAAATGGCGTTCGATGCGCGAGTCGGAAGATGCCCGTTATCTGGGGCTGACGGCACCGCGTTTCCTGGCTCGCCTGCCGTATGACCCGGTAGAAAACCCGATCAAAGGGTTTAACTACAAGGAAGACATCAGCGCCAACCACGAACACTATCTGTGGGGCAACACCGCTTATCTGATGGGCACCGCCATCACCGACAGCTTCGCCAAGTACCGCTGGTGCCCGAATATTATCGGCCCGCAGAGCGGCGGCGCCATCACCGATCTGCCGGTGCATGTGTATGAAGCGATGGGCCAGTTGCAGGCCAAGATCCCGACCGAGGTGTTGATCACCGACCGCCGCGAATACGAAATGGCCGAAGAGGGCTTCATCACCCTGACCATGCGCAAAGACAGCGATAACGCGGCGTTTTTCTCTGCCAACTCGGTGCAGAAACCCAAGGTGTTCGCCAATACCAAAGAAGGGAAAGAGGCGGAAACCAACTACAAACTGGGTACGCAACTGCCGTACATGTTCATCATCAACCGTCTGGCGCACTACATCAAAGTGTTGCAGCGCGAGCAGATCGGTTCCTGGAAAGAGCGTCAGGATCTGGAGCGCGAGCTGAATAACTGGATCAAGCAGTACGTCGCCGATCAGGAAAACCCGCCGGCTGATGTACGCAGCCGTCGTCCGCTGCGTGCGGCACAAATCAAAGTGCTGGACGTGGAAGGCGAACCGGGCTGGTATCAGGTGACTATGGCGGTACGTCCACACTTCAAGTACATG